A genome region from Eurosta solidaginis isolate ZX-2024a chromosome 2, ASM4086904v1, whole genome shotgun sequence includes the following:
- the dachs gene encoding unconventional myosin-Va, with product MATLGLSKVFILDKYFTELQKFWETEKKLQDASSSNEAVHLQQRLKSLSTELVTLRNRLHVGQGQNNNNNNNNNNINNNVTTVSNIQQHQHQHQQQQHGANTAALTGLNLNASTPNLHSSTQQHHNNNNTTTNCSNSTLQQHQQQQHQQQQQQQSLHLSHPTLIPTLGYNCNSNNTLHKSSGNSNSNNCNNNNSNNASLTSCNNANNNNNNTFQHINNNNTKTHLHTFSHTLTHNVTATISAANTSTLPSGGGGGSTGIISTRNTSIPHPLPTSIQQQQQLQHQHHQQHTQFGQQQQHQTHSAHTLPMRSTAVGPHVHHLSHISSPFIPIAHKQLSSNHGGGFSNTVAPFGYKSTNTEQRNTSNQFLVGGNQSVGQGTHNKHNNNSNGIVALKQPREIEDLIHLPGPLTEDAVMRTLQARFTDNCYFTNVGPILLSINPYRDVGNPLTLTSTRSLPLAPQLHRIVQEAVRQQTETGYPQAIILSGTSGAGKTHCSMLLLRQLFAIAGGGPETDAFKHLAAAFTVLRSLGSAKTTTNSESSRIGQFIEVQVTDGALYRTKIHCYFLDQTRVIRPLPKEKNYHIFYQMLAGLSRDERIKLNLEGYSPANLRYLQSGDIAQNEQEDASRFQAWKTCLGILGIPFLDVVRVLAAVLLLGNVQFIDGQSLEVDVKGEAELNSVASLLGVPPAALFRGLTTRTHNARGQLVKSVCDANMSNMTRDCLAKALYCRTVATIVRRANSLKRLGSTLGTLSSDSNESVHNQADVASQHASTIGGNSGSKSMAALNNAVRHATDGFIGILDMFGFEEPSHAQLEHLCINLCAETMQHFYNTHIFKSSVESCRDEGIVCDTEVDYVDNVPCIDLISSLRTGLLSMLDAECSIRGTAESYVAKVKVQHRNSTRLETKHSGEPYDPRIFMIRHFAGRVEYDTTDFLDTNRDVVRDDLVAVFYKHTCNFGFATHLFGSELKALYALQNVPRGLSFRISPTSHTDLLNGDEPVSTLTQDFHTRLDNLLRTLVHARPHFVRCIRSNANETGGCFERKMAVRQIRSLQVLETVNLMASGFPHRMRFKQFNSRYVALLAPFRLHRRSEDKAMEDCNLILEYAMQNPPVLDGSVTLAWAPGKRHVFLSEGMRQHLEHLRSEIRTKSATLIQATWRGWQWRKKMGGVKRTRGSGGPPTNSIMTLLPTTTTTTSVSKLNKLLPSSGANSLPRLSAKSSNLMGTVTRPRPQPIAGTPPPDPNEKCDTKIIQQTCSLFGLDLERPPPVPQSRAYTIAGSLKLSYPQSRIMKMNFPEDPSIVNPAEQMQQQLKKGEAVNVVGASTCRGHLIVEHKGQSYHVPFQYMELLRPSAAVGGVTNNPNNNTNVNNSGNNNNNNNNIASKTCSNSTGNLANNCNNSGTTNNNTSTAVNI from the exons acgCATCCTCCTCCAATGAAGCTGTGCACCTGCAACAACGCCTCAAAAGTCTTAGCACTGAGTTAGTCACCCTGCGCAATCGTTTGCATGTCGGTCAGGGAcagaataataataacaataacaacaacaataatattaataacaatgTAACGACAGTGTCAAATATAcagcagcaccaacaccaacaccagcaacaacaacatggtgCCAACACAGCTGCTCTAACCGGCCTTAATTTGAATGCGTCCACGCCGAATTTACACAGCTCAACGCAACagcatcacaacaacaacaacactacaacaaactGCAGTAATAGCACTTTGCAAcagcatcaacagcaacaacatcaacaacaacaacaacagcagtcaTTACATTTATCGCACCCAACATTAATTCCCACACTAGGCTATAattgcaacagcaacaacactcTACACAAATCTTCTGGTAATAGCAATAGTAataactgcaacaacaacaacagcaacaatgcaTCCTTAACGTCATGCAATAACgctaataataacaacaacaacacattccAGCATATTAACAATAATAACACGAAG ACACATTTGCACACCTTCAGCCATACATTGACGCATAACGTAACAGCAACAATTTCCGCTGCCAACACTTCCACATTGCCATCGGGTGGAGGCGGAGGTAGTACTGGCATAATTTCCACACGCAATACTTCCATACCACACCCATTACCAACGTCCatacaacagcagcagcaactcCAGCATCAACACCACCAACAACACACTCAGTTTGGacagcagcaacaacatcaaACACATTCGGCGCACACGCTTCCAATGCGCTCCACTGCAGTTGGCCCACATGTCCATCACCTAAGCCATATATCGTCACCCTTCATTCCCATAGCACATAAACAATTGAGTTCCAATCATGGTGGTGGCTTCAGCAACACCGTCGCACCATTCGGTTATAAGAGTACAAATACCGAGCAGCGCAATACGAGCAATCAATTTCTTGTAGGGGGCAATCAGAGTGTTGGCCAAGGTACGCATAacaagcacaacaacaacagcaatggcATTGTTGCACTGAAGCAACCGCGTGAAATTGAGGATTTGATACATTTGCCGGGGCCGTTGACAGAGGATGCGGTAATGCGCACGCTTCAAGCGCGATTTACGGACAATTGCTATTTT ACTAATGTTGGCCCCATATTACTTTCTATCAACCCTTATCGCGATGTTGGCAATCCGTTAACGCTTACCTCTACCCGTTCGCTACCATTGGCACCCCAACTGCATCGCATCGTTCAAGAGGCTGTACGTCAACAAACTGAAACTGGTTATCCGCAAGCTATTATACTCTCCGGCACATCGGGTGCTGGCAAGACTCATTGCTCTATGTTATTATTGCGTCAATTGTTTGCTATCGCTGGCGGTGGCCCAGAAACGGATGCCTTCAAACATCTAGCTGCTGCGTTTACGGTGCTGCGCTCCTTGGGTTCTGCTAAAACTACAACGAACTCAGAATCCAGTCGTATTGGTCAATTTATTGAAGTGCAAGTAACAGATGGTGCTTTATACCGTACCAAGATCCATTGTTACTTTTTGGATCAAACGCGCGTCATACGCCCATTGCCGAAAGAGAAGAATTATCATATATTTTATCAAATGCTTGCTGGTCTAAGTCGAGATGAACGTATTAAATTAAACTTGGAAGGCTATTCGCCTGCGAACTTGCGTTATTTGCAAAGTGGCGATATTGCACAAAATGAACAGGAGGATGCGTCACGTTTTCAGGCATGGAAGACGTGTTTGGGTATATTGGGTATACCGTTTTTGGATGTGGTGCGCGTATTGGCTGCTGTTTTGCTGTTGGGTAATGTGCAATTCATTGATGGGCAG AGCCTTGAAGTGGACGTAAAAGGTGAAGCTGAATTAAACTCTGTAGCAAGTCTATTGGGCGTACCACCCGCCGCACTCTTCCGCGGCCTAACCACACGCACTCACAATGCACGCGGTCAATTAGTAAAATCCGTTTGTGATGCCAATATGTCGAATATGACTCGTGATTGTCTCGCCAAAGCTTTATACTGCCGCACAGTAGCGACCATAGTGCGACGCGCCAATAGTCTCAAACGCTTGGGCTCAACTTTGGGTACGTTGAGCTCTGATTCAAATGAGTCTGTGCACAATCAAGCAGATGTCGCCTCGCAGCATGCCTCTACAATTGGTGGTAATTCGGGTTCGAAATCGATGGCTGCCTTAAATAATGCTGTGCGTCATGCTACGGATGGATTTATTGGTATATTGGATATGTTTGGGTTTGAAGAACCATCACATGCGCAGCTCGAGCATTTGTGTATTAATTTATGTGCTGAGACGATGCAACATTTCTATAATACGCACATCTTCAAGTCTTCGGTGGAATCGTGTCGTGATGAGGGTATTGTATGCGACACTGAAGTGGACTATGTGGATAATGTGCCGTGCATTgatttgatttcctcgttgcgtACTGGTTTGTTAAGCATGTTGGATGCAGAGTGTTCAATACGCGGCACCGCCGAGAGTTATGTAGCCAAGGTTAAGGTACAACATCGCAACTCAACGCGTTTGGAGACCAAACATTCTGGCGAGCCCTATGATCCGCGCATATTTATGATACGTCATTTTGCCGGACGCGTTGAATATGATACAACCGATTTTTTGGATACAAATCGCGATGTGGTGCGTGATGATTTGGTCGCTGTCTTCTATAAGCATACCTGCAATTTCGGTTTTGCCACACATCTCTTTGGTTCTGAGTTGAAAGCTTTGTATGCCTTACAAAATGTGCCACGCGGTTTGAGTTTTCGCATTTCCCCCACATCACACACAGATCTACTGAATGGCGACGAGCCTGTCTCAACACTAACACAAGACTTTCACACACGCCTGGATAATTTGCTGCGCACTTTGGTACACGCTCGTCCACACTTTGTACGTTGTATACGCAGTAATGCCAACGAGACGGGTGGTTGCTTTGAACGCAAGATGGCCGTGCGTCAAATACGCTCATTACAAGTATTGGAGACCGTCAATTTAATGGCATCTGGTTTTCCGCATCGTATGCGTTTCAAACAATTCAATTCGCGTTATGTTGCATTGTTGGCGCCCTTTCGTCTCCATCGCCGTAGCGAGGATAAAGCAATGGAGGATTGTAATCTTATATTGGAGTATGCAATGCAGAATCCACCTGTGCTGGATGGTTCGGTCACTTTGGCTTGGGCACCTGGTAAGAGGCATGTATTCTTATCAGAAGGTATGCGTCAGCATTTGGAGCATCTGCGCTCTGAGATACGCACCAAAAGTGCTACGCTAATACAGGCCACCTGGCGTGGTTGGCAATGGCGCAAGAAGATGGGCGGTGTAAAGCGTACGCGTGGTAGCGGTGGTCCTCCTACCAATAGTATTATGACATTGTTgccaacaactacaacaacaacaagtgtgtCGAAGTTGAATAAATTGCTGCCCAGTAGTGGCGCGAATTCGC TTCCTCGTTTATCAGCTAAGTCATCAAATCTGATGGGCACCGTGACACGTCCTCGTCCACAACCAATTGCCGGCACACCACCACCTGATCCGAATGAGAAATGCGATACAAAGATAATCCAGCAAACTTGTAGTCTTTTCGGTCTAGATTTG GAACGTCCACCACCAGTGCCACAATCACGCGCCTACACCATCGCTGGCAGTTTGAAGCTTAGTTATCCACAAAGTCGCATCATGAAAATGAATTTCCCAGAGGATCCATCCATTGTTAATCCAGCcgaacaaatgcaacaacaattgaAGAAGGGTGAAGCTGTTAACGTTGTGGGCGCTTCGACATGCCGTGGACATTTGATTGTGGAGCATAAAGGTCAGAGTTATCACGTACCATTTCAGTATATGGAGTTGTTGCGTCCAAGTGCTGCTGTAGGCGGCGTGACCAATAATCCCAATAACAACACAAATGTCAACAATAGtggtaacaataacaacaataataacaatatagCTAGTAAAACTTGCAGTAATAGCACAGGCAATTTAGCTAACAATTGCAACAACAGCGGCACTACCAATAATAACACTTCGACTGCTGTCAACATTTGA